A region of the bacterium genome:
AGTAATGCTAAAGATAAGTTAAACATGAATTTTTTTAATTTTATAAACGTTCCGCTGTCTCTGGATTGAGAGGATATTATAAGTATCTTCATTGCCTTAGACTTCTTTGTTTTATAATGGTATGGTATATTATACATGGATTAGGGGAAATAATAAAAAATGTTTTTTTCTATTGTTATACCGGCCCGAAATGAAGAGAAGTCTATTAAAAAAACTGTATTAAATCTTTCGCAATCATTGCACGAGAATTCTATAGACTCTGAAATAATTATCGTTGATGATGGCAGCACTGATAAAACAGAGGAAGTAGTGAAGCGTATTATAGCAGCAAACAGTTCAGTACGTTATATAAAGAATATGCATCTTCATGGATTTGGCTTAGCAGTCAGGAAGGGATTAGAAGTATATAGAGGAGATGCAGTTGCAATATTTATGGCAGACGGCTCGGACAGCGCAGAAGATGCTATAAGGTGTTATAAAAAGTTAGAAGAAGGTTATGATTGTGTGTTTGGATCCAGGTTTATTAAGGGAAGCAAGACCAGAAATTACCCTGTTATAAAACTAATATTGAATAGGATTGCTAATTATTCCATAAAAATATTATTTGCATTGAAAACAAATGATGTAACAAATGGTTTCAAGTGTTACCGCAGAAAAGTAATAGAAGGAATAAAACCTATATTATCCGTTCATTTTAATTTGACAGTAGAGCTTCCGCTTAAAGCCATTGTTAGAAAGTATTCTTATGCGGTTATTCCAATAAGCTGGCATGGCAGAGAAAAAGGAATGGCAAAATTCAAAATCAAAGAGATGGGCAGTAGATATGTGTTTATAATTTTATATGTATTACTTGAAAAATGGCTTTCTAAAGGTGATTATATCCAGCGAGAAAATAATTGAAGATAATCTTCATTTCAATTTAAATAAGTACAATTTATATTTATATTCATGATACTTGTGAATATTCTTAAAACTTTCTCTTAATCCCTTAAGTGAGTTTTCTTCATAAAGATACTTCTTAGTCAATATAATTTCTCCATTTTTCTCCATCCACTGCTCAAAATTTTCCCTTGGTCTTTCAGAATGGAGGAGTATCCATAATCGTTTATGTTTTTCTCCGTATTTTCTGATCTGCCCCGGACTGTCAAAAGAATCTATCCTATAAATCGGGAGAGTGCCTCTGTAATAATGAGGAAATCCCTCCATAAGTCTTCCCATGATAACAGCATCAGAAGTATCTTCTTTCTTTGATACATCTTTTGCTATTTCTCGCCATGGAGTCACCATATCAACGTCAAAATACTGCCTGTTTGTAAAGTAGTTATAATTTGAATATGCACAAGCTAGTATAATTACTGCACCGACAATCCACTTGAGCCATGAATATCTCATTCTTACAATACCTGTTGCCAGTATCAGACAAAAAGCAGGTAAGCTTACTAACAATTGTCTTGGTGCATATAAC
Encoded here:
- a CDS encoding glycosyltransferase family 2 protein; the protein is MFFSIVIPARNEEKSIKKTVLNLSQSLHENSIDSEIIIVDDGSTDKTEEVVKRIIAANSSVRYIKNMHLHGFGLAVRKGLEVYRGDAVAIFMADGSDSAEDAIRCYKKLEEGYDCVFGSRFIKGSKTRNYPVIKLILNRIANYSIKILFALKTNDVTNGFKCYRRKVIEGIKPILSVHFNLTVELPLKAIVRKYSYAVIPISWHGREKGMAKFKIKEMGSRYVFIILYVLLEKWLSKGDYIQRENN